From a region of the Arachis ipaensis cultivar K30076 chromosome B09, Araip1.1, whole genome shotgun sequence genome:
- the LOC107616053 gene encoding uncharacterized protein LOC107616053, translated as MLNPRYIGPFQILERVGPVAYRMGLPPHLSNLHDVFHVLQLQKYTPNASHVLELESVQLKEDLTLPVTLVRIDDMSIKRLRRKEISLVKVAWIRAGIEEHTWELESEKRTDYPHLFSGN; from the coding sequence ATgctgaatcctcgatacatcggTCCGTTTCAGATTCTTGAGAGGGttggaccggtggcgtatcggATGGGTCTACCGCCTCACCTTTCAAACCTGCACGACGTATTCCATGTGTTGCAGCTTCAGAAGTATACTCCtaatgctagccatgtgttagaacttGAATCGGTCCAGTTAAAGGAAGACTTGACTCTGCCGGTGACTCTGGTCAGAATTGATGACAtgagtatcaaacggttgcgcaGAAAAGAgatttcattagtcaaagtggcatggaTTCGGGCCGGTATTgaggagcacacttgggaacttgagtcggaaaAGCGAACGGACTACCCACacctattctcaggtaactga